A genomic segment from Desulfurobacterium atlanticum encodes:
- a CDS encoding KH domain-containing protein, protein MSAVKELVECVVKKLVDNPDAVNVIETEGERTVIVELKVDPKDLGKVIGKQGRTAKAIRTLISSVAAKSGKRAVLEIIE, encoded by the coding sequence ATGTCCGCAGTAAAGGAGCTTGTTGAGTGCGTTGTTAAAAAACTTGTTGACAACCCAGATGCAGTAAACGTTATTGAAACAGAAGGTGAAAGAACTGTTATTGTAGAACTAAAAGTTGATCCTAAAGATCTTGGTAAAGTTATAGGAAAACAGGGAAGGACAGCAAAAGCTATAAGAACCCTTATCTCTTCTGTTGCAGCAAAAAGTGGAAAAAGAGCCGTCCTTGAAATAATAGAATAA
- the rpsP gene encoding 30S ribosomal protein S16: protein MVKIRLKKMGRKKLPVYKIVVTDERAKRDGKAVEILGTYNPKSKELKLDIEKAREWIAKGAEPTPRVASLIKLAQSEVAQ, encoded by the coding sequence TTGGTAAAGATAAGACTTAAGAAAATGGGAAGGAAAAAGCTTCCAGTTTATAAAATCGTTGTAACTGATGAAAGAGCAAAAAGAGACGGAAAGGCGGTAGAAATCTTAGGAACCTATAATCCCAAATCAAAAGAACTCAAACTTGACATTGAAAAAGCCAGAGAGTGGATAGCAAAAGGAGCAGAACCTACACCAAGAGTGGCTTCACTTATTAAACTTGCCCAATCTGAAGTAGCCCAGTAA
- a CDS encoding glycosyltransferase family 9 protein, with amino-acid sequence MRILIIRLSAIGDVILTSSLFNDLNKEDTKVDLLTDKSIATIFKEDPRLNKVMEVDKKKLSFRGIKELAATLKKEKYDFVFDLHAIPKTKLLTKLLPFKTITYNKRSFLRREILIFKFLKRKYNLYVPELYAEALRKAGIKIQKNPTPYIPIPDNVEETISKYLPPMKFIVIAPGGKWEGKIYPPEKFKKVGDTFKKLGYAVITVGGEEDIEAGQEIAGSDRFNLCGKLSLIESMAVIKHARAVICNDSSVTHMARAVKTKVAVIYGATHPCFGFAPLPEEGIVIRKDLPCNPCSLHGKVRCFDRKCLDISPKDVVKHTLEMMIKSGVD; translated from the coding sequence ATGAGAATTCTCATTATCCGATTATCTGCTATTGGAGATGTAATATTAACCTCCTCTCTTTTCAACGATCTTAATAAAGAAGATACCAAGGTAGATCTTTTGACCGACAAAAGTATCGCAACCATTTTCAAAGAAGACCCGAGATTAAATAAAGTTATGGAAGTTGATAAAAAGAAACTCTCCTTCAGAGGGATAAAAGAATTAGCAGCAACTTTAAAAAAGGAAAAATATGATTTCGTGTTTGACCTTCATGCAATACCAAAAACAAAACTTTTGACAAAACTCCTTCCTTTTAAAACAATTACTTACAACAAACGCTCCTTTTTAAGAAGAGAAATTCTTATTTTTAAATTTCTAAAACGAAAATATAATCTCTATGTTCCAGAACTTTACGCAGAAGCTTTAAGAAAAGCAGGTATAAAAATACAGAAAAATCCAACACCCTATATACCAATTCCAGATAATGTAGAAGAAACTATCTCAAAGTATCTTCCCCCTATGAAATTTATAGTAATAGCTCCAGGCGGAAAATGGGAAGGGAAAATTTATCCTCCGGAAAAATTTAAAAAAGTCGGAGACACTTTCAAAAAACTGGGTTACGCTGTTATAACAGTAGGAGGAGAAGAAGACATAGAAGCGGGACAGGAAATAGCTGGAAGTGATAGATTTAACCTCTGCGGAAAACTTTCACTCATAGAATCTATGGCCGTTATAAAACACGCAAGAGCAGTTATATGTAATGACTCTTCAGTCACACACATGGCAAGAGCTGTAAAAACAAAAGTTGCAGTAATTTACGGAGCAACCCATCCCTGTTTTGGATTCGCGCCTCTACCTGAAGAAGGAATTGTTATAAGAAAAGACCTCCCCTGTAATCCATGTTCTCTTCACGGAAAGGTAAGATGCTTTGATAGAAAATGTCTTGATATTTCTCCAAAAGATGTTGTTAAACATACCCTTGAAATGATGATAAAAAGCGGGGTTGATTAA
- a CDS encoding DUF475 domain-containing protein — MKKDLRKLLVEFFVILGISWIVEFLYMGFRGVAEGTMLSFLEISLSFDNAVMNALVLSTMTPKWRKRFLTWGMLIAVFGMRFLFPVLIVSLTSNISFRDTLSLAFEHPDVYGKALEHSRPLILAFGGSFLLMVFIDWLFDAGKELHWIKIFEEKASKIAKLGEVKLIVALFVIFLIGILRNDEGITLSMVLGVLLFEIVHFVKNAVEYFKDKDIFSGDSGWASFLYLELLDASCSLDGTVGAFAITQNLIIITVGLSVGAFILRSLTVYFVNSGKLKTLPYLEHGAHWGIGGLGLLMLFELFFEIPEVVISSLALVFIVSSFYSSLKRGEKIVEKIG, encoded by the coding sequence ATGAAAAAGGATTTAAGAAAGCTTTTAGTAGAGTTTTTTGTAATTCTTGGTATTAGCTGGATTGTAGAGTTTCTTTATATGGGTTTTAGGGGTGTTGCTGAAGGGACAATGCTTTCCTTTCTTGAAATATCTCTCTCTTTTGATAATGCAGTTATGAATGCTCTTGTTCTTTCAACGATGACTCCAAAGTGGAGGAAGCGGTTTCTTACATGGGGGATGTTGATAGCTGTTTTTGGAATGAGATTTCTGTTTCCGGTTTTAATAGTTTCTTTAACTTCCAATATTTCTTTTAGAGATACTTTGAGTCTTGCCTTTGAACATCCGGATGTTTACGGTAAAGCACTTGAACATTCAAGACCTTTAATTCTTGCTTTTGGTGGTTCTTTTCTTTTGATGGTTTTTATAGACTGGCTTTTTGATGCGGGAAAGGAGCTTCACTGGATTAAGATTTTTGAAGAGAAAGCGTCTAAAATTGCAAAACTTGGAGAAGTAAAGCTTATAGTTGCTCTTTTTGTTATTTTTCTAATAGGGATCCTTAGAAATGATGAGGGTATAACGCTCTCTATGGTTTTAGGTGTTCTACTTTTTGAGATTGTACATTTTGTAAAAAATGCTGTAGAGTATTTTAAGGATAAAGATATCTTTTCAGGAGACAGCGGATGGGCAAGTTTCTTATATCTTGAACTTCTTGATGCCTCCTGTTCTCTTGATGGAACTGTTGGAGCGTTTGCCATTACGCAGAATCTCATCATAATAACTGTGGGACTTTCTGTTGGAGCGTTTATACTTCGTTCTTTAACAGTCTATTTTGTAAATAGTGGAAAACTAAAAACTCTTCCATACCTTGAGCACGGTGCTCACTGGGGTATAGGAGGACTTGGGCTACTCATGCTGTTTGAGCTTTTCTTTGAAATACCAGAAGTTGTTATAAGTTCTTTAGCTTTGGTGTTTATTGTGAGTTCTTTTTATTCCTCTTTAAAGAGAGGGGAAAAGATTGTTGAAAAAATCGGATAG
- a CDS encoding methyl-accepting chemotaxis protein gives MKFMEKLGLEKISRQILFIVFIPILFVLVILLRQTYTEYTTVYRPATVVNEHFPLIKKIAKLAHDLAVERGLSVTFLSKGGDKTSAVYKKLLNQRREVDKDVAEVENILITHGWVEKPGIPVSMLNEIRRKVDDLEIDGMVILSKYTDLMNEVIKNIEHLATVDLKDTVFEKDLYSLSFFLKYKDTFGRERAIASSIAAVLHSGDNESLRELEIAFYSLQDKKNTLGEVVEALSFKEVKERFVKLKDTPEYKKIVYFENLVRNEDFNKLSSYTPLQVFDIYTSFLKVLKQFQDKYISLLEKRVLNLYSQAEIRMVFDVVLVFALIIILVFVFSLRKKLKSSTFEIRELLNAVNNGHFDVSLNSIAGKDEFSEIKRLINGLVNSFKNVISEVEKVSKGISEGNFDVSVDRKIFKGDLKSLENNLLQIVNTLKTFIKEIDKVTESLSFGDIKTEVDVSKFKGKYKDIAEGLNEIVENFRKVVKVVDGITEDLASAKFKTYDERLLPGDLREIIINVNRASEDIRKALDTLAAILEKADINRDIDVESFKGDLRKVGEAANTFTVTIRSIINEINRFVNELENGNLSVEIDNSRFPESLISLKEALLGIQETFLTIKRSLLMVMKKLADGNLLVRMNENELKGDLKEIAISFNKGVESLGNSIGISVKTLKEAVNLLEEKVNNLSEVMKNILEQTDKTETVSTEVEEASRDIDSLAKEVLKLTDLSSKNLATVSDAEKIIEEIKKLLDQRTKELASIVEIIFQIATQTNLLALNAAIEAARAGEAGRGFAVVADEVRKLAQKVVSATDQIKATVSNINSDIQEKVIGNVSKAFENIKESMEELEKIVMTVSEGAKEEAESMEKVAETVKDVASMASENLNDLKEVVEGITRVSEKIKELEEELNRFKT, from the coding sequence ATGAAATTTATGGAAAAGTTGGGACTTGAGAAGATTAGTCGCCAAATATTGTTTATTGTGTTTATTCCTATACTTTTTGTCCTTGTTATTCTTTTGAGGCAAACCTATACGGAATATACAACTGTCTATAGACCTGCTACTGTTGTTAATGAGCATTTTCCTTTGATTAAAAAGATAGCAAAACTTGCACATGACCTTGCAGTGGAGAGGGGCCTTTCTGTTACTTTTCTCTCAAAAGGTGGTGATAAAACTTCAGCTGTCTATAAAAAGCTTTTAAATCAAAGAAGGGAAGTAGATAAGGATGTAGCTGAGGTAGAGAATATTTTGATTACTCATGGATGGGTGGAAAAGCCGGGGATTCCTGTTTCTATGTTAAATGAGATAAGAAGAAAAGTGGATGATCTTGAAATTGATGGAATGGTTATTCTTTCAAAATATACAGATTTAATGAATGAGGTAATTAAAAATATTGAACACCTTGCTACAGTTGATTTAAAAGATACTGTCTTTGAAAAGGACCTTTACTCTCTTTCTTTTTTTCTGAAATATAAAGATACTTTTGGAAGAGAAAGGGCAATTGCATCAAGTATTGCCGCTGTTTTACACTCAGGAGATAACGAATCTTTAAGGGAACTAGAAATAGCGTTTTATTCACTTCAAGATAAGAAAAATACTTTAGGTGAAGTTGTAGAAGCTCTATCTTTTAAGGAAGTTAAAGAGAGGTTTGTAAAATTAAAAGATACTCCTGAATATAAGAAAATTGTATATTTTGAAAATCTTGTAAGGAATGAAGATTTTAATAAACTTTCTTCCTATACTCCGTTGCAGGTGTTTGATATTTATACATCTTTTTTAAAGGTTTTAAAGCAGTTTCAGGATAAATATATTTCTCTTTTAGAAAAGAGAGTCTTGAATCTTTACAGTCAGGCTGAAATAAGAATGGTTTTTGATGTTGTGCTTGTTTTTGCTTTAATTATTATTCTTGTTTTTGTTTTCTCTTTGAGAAAGAAATTAAAGAGTTCCACTTTCGAAATAAGGGAGCTTCTTAACGCTGTTAATAATGGACATTTTGACGTTTCTTTGAATTCAATTGCAGGTAAAGATGAGTTTTCTGAGATTAAAAGACTGATTAATGGACTTGTAAACAGTTTTAAAAATGTAATCTCTGAAGTTGAAAAAGTTTCAAAGGGAATTTCTGAAGGTAATTTTGATGTTTCTGTTGATAGAAAAATATTTAAGGGGGATTTAAAGTCTCTTGAAAACAACCTTTTACAGATAGTTAATACTTTAAAGACCTTTATAAAGGAGATTGATAAAGTAACAGAAAGTTTATCATTTGGAGATATAAAAACGGAAGTTGATGTTTCAAAGTTTAAAGGTAAGTATAAGGATATAGCAGAAGGACTTAATGAAATTGTTGAAAACTTTAGAAAGGTAGTGAAAGTAGTTGATGGTATTACAGAGGATCTTGCCAGCGCTAAGTTTAAAACTTACGATGAAAGGTTGCTACCTGGTGATTTGAGGGAAATTATCATAAATGTAAACAGAGCTTCAGAAGATATAAGAAAAGCTCTTGATACACTTGCAGCTATTTTAGAGAAAGCAGATATAAACCGTGATATTGATGTTGAATCGTTTAAGGGGGATTTGAGGAAGGTGGGAGAAGCTGCAAACACTTTCACTGTTACTATTAGAAGTATTATTAATGAGATAAACAGATTTGTTAATGAACTTGAAAACGGAAATCTGTCTGTAGAAATAGATAATTCCAGGTTTCCTGAATCACTGATTTCCCTTAAAGAAGCTTTACTGGGTATTCAAGAAACTTTCCTTACAATTAAGCGTTCTCTTCTTATGGTAATGAAAAAGCTTGCTGATGGAAATCTTTTAGTAAGAATGAATGAAAATGAACTTAAAGGTGATTTAAAAGAGATAGCTATTTCATTTAATAAAGGTGTTGAATCTCTTGGAAACTCTATAGGTATTTCTGTTAAGACTTTAAAAGAAGCTGTTAATCTGCTTGAAGAGAAGGTAAATAATCTTTCAGAGGTTATGAAAAATATTCTGGAACAGACAGATAAGACGGAAACTGTGTCAACTGAAGTGGAGGAAGCTTCCAGAGATATAGACTCTCTTGCAAAAGAGGTGTTGAAATTAACCGACCTTTCTTCTAAAAACCTTGCTACAGTAAGTGATGCTGAAAAGATTATTGAAGAGATTAAAAAGCTGCTTGATCAAAGAACGAAGGAGCTTGCTTCTATTGTTGAAATAATTTTCCAGATTGCAACTCAAACAAACCTTCTTGCTCTTAATGCTGCAATAGAGGCAGCAAGGGCAGGAGAAGCGGGAAGAGGTTTTGCAGTTGTTGCTGATGAGGTAAGAAAACTTGCTCAAAAGGTTGTTTCTGCAACAGATCAGATAAAAGCTACAGTTTCCAATATTAATAGTGATATTCAGGAAAAGGTTATAGGTAATGTTTCAAAAGCTTTTGAGAATATCAAAGAGTCTATGGAGGAGCTTGAGAAAATTGTTATGACTGTTTCAGAAGGTGCGAAAGAGGAAGCTGAATCTATGGAGAAAGTTGCAGAAACTGTTAAAGATGTTGCAAGTATGGCTTCTGAAAACTTAAATGACCTTAAGGAAGTTGTTGAAGGAATTACGAGAGTATCAGAGAAAATTAAAGAGCTTGAGGAAGAGTTAAATAGATTTAAAACCTGA